From the genome of Campylobacter concisus, one region includes:
- a CDS encoding glycerate kinase family protein: MRILVAIDSLKGSLSSLEAGLAVKEGLEEIGCEVVVKPIADGGEGSVEAMADALGAKFIDTIVKNPLGIEILARYALKDNLAILEMSSASGLTLINPDERNPLKTSTFGFGQMIKDAIAKGARKFIIGIGGSATNDAGTGMLSALGFKFYDKDGTLLEGKGENLAKIYEFTDEDALKELKDCEFLVACDVDNPLYGMNGAAHVYAPQKGANGRMVKELDDGLKHFAALVKEKTNSKFHTQKGAGAAGGLGFAFVAFLGAKLRPGIEIITQTIALEDEIKKADLVITGEGRMDFQSSMGKTPTGVAKLAKKYHKPVIAFAGSVQKCAKDCHKNGIDAYFCILNEPVSLEEAMRKDVAIRNLKMTAEQVIRLYMLNYKA, translated from the coding sequence ATGAGAATTTTAGTTGCGATTGATTCATTAAAAGGCTCGCTTAGCTCGCTTGAGGCGGGCCTTGCTGTAAAAGAAGGACTAGAAGAGATTGGCTGCGAGGTCGTTGTCAAGCCTATCGCAGATGGTGGCGAGGGTAGTGTAGAGGCGATGGCTGATGCACTTGGTGCAAAATTTATAGATACGATAGTTAAAAATCCACTTGGAATTGAAATTTTAGCTAGATATGCACTAAAAGATAACCTTGCAATACTTGAAATGTCAAGTGCTTCTGGCCTTACACTCATAAATCCGGACGAGAGAAATCCACTAAAAACTAGCACATTTGGCTTTGGTCAGATGATAAAAGATGCCATTGCTAAAGGTGCCAGAAAATTTATCATTGGCATCGGCGGAAGTGCGACAAATGACGCTGGTACAGGCATGCTTAGTGCACTTGGCTTTAAATTTTATGATAAAGATGGTACTTTGCTTGAAGGAAAAGGCGAGAATCTAGCCAAAATTTATGAGTTTACAGATGAAGATGCTTTAAAAGAGCTAAAGGATTGCGAGTTTTTAGTCGCCTGCGATGTAGACAATCCTCTTTATGGCATGAATGGAGCAGCCCATGTTTATGCCCCTCAAAAGGGTGCAAATGGCCGTATGGTAAAAGAGCTTGATGATGGGCTAAAGCACTTTGCAGCTCTTGTAAAGGAAAAGACTAATAGTAAATTTCACACACAAAAAGGTGCTGGCGCAGCTGGCGGACTTGGCTTTGCATTCGTGGCATTTTTAGGAGCGAAACTTCGCCCAGGTATTGAGATCATTACACAGACTATTGCGCTTGAGGATGAGATCAAAAAGGCTGATCTAGTTATCACTGGCGAAGGCCGCATGGACTTTCAAAGCTCAATGGGCAAGACACCAACTGGGGTTGCAAAACTAGCCAAAAAGTATCATAAGCCAGTGATCGCATTTGCTGGAAGCGTACAAAAATGCGCCAAAGATTGCCACAAAAATGGGATTGATGCCTATTTTTGTATATTAAATGAGCCAGTGAGTCTTGAAGAAGCTATGAGAAAAGATGTCGCGATTAGAAATTTAAAGATGACAGCAGAGCAAGTCATTCGCCTTTATATGCTAAACTACAAAGCATAA
- a CDS encoding NFACT RNA binding domain-containing protein, translated as MKYAHLVQIASYLSNFTKINQAKRINDMAILIEFNGEKIIFDLNKSNSSIYKDDELKEAKIYQAPFDNVLKKRFNASHIKSVECLKDNRILKFICTQSGAYKSENFILYLEFTGRFTNAVITDENNVIIEALRHIDNSYRKIETGEVLRELPAITIKEKPCEPITDFEAFFKSEAARVNESRIVGLKEAKLASVQKKIDSMSEILNSLEDKDELMRKSEEAANLGSLLLANLGNFKGYEREICLKDFDGNEIKLTLSDTPKNSANEFYARSKKLRAKALGVEIEKRNLKEKIDFFEGLKSLLKEANSLYELEILSPKNKAKQRDRHIKDVSENTEIFYVREFKILVGRNEKGNINLLDLAKKDDIWLHLKDAPSAHVIIKTNKSKVPEDVLKMAAKFCVEFSVKGAGRYEVDYTKRENLKRENGANVTYTNYKTIIINKG; from the coding sequence ATGAAGTACGCACATTTAGTTCAAATAGCAAGTTATTTATCAAATTTTACAAAGATAAACCAAGCAAAACGCATTAATGATATGGCTATTTTGATCGAATTTAATGGCGAGAAGATTATCTTTGATCTAAACAAATCAAACTCCTCTATCTACAAAGATGACGAGCTAAAAGAAGCAAAAATCTATCAAGCACCTTTTGATAATGTGCTAAAAAAACGCTTTAATGCCTCGCATATAAAAAGCGTTGAATGTTTAAAAGACAATAGAATTTTAAAATTTATCTGCACGCAAAGTGGCGCATATAAAAGTGAAAATTTTATCCTCTATCTTGAATTTACAGGTCGCTTTACAAATGCTGTGATAACTGATGAAAACAACGTAATAATCGAAGCGTTAAGACACATCGATAATAGCTACCGAAAGATAGAAACTGGCGAAGTTTTAAGAGAGCTTCCAGCTATCACCATCAAAGAAAAACCGTGCGAGCCCATAACTGACTTTGAGGCGTTTTTTAAGAGCGAAGCGGCCAGAGTAAATGAGTCCAGGATAGTTGGCTTAAAAGAGGCGAAGCTTGCAAGCGTACAAAAAAAGATAGATAGCATGAGCGAAATTTTAAACTCACTTGAAGACAAAGATGAGCTGATGAGAAAGAGTGAAGAAGCTGCGAATTTAGGATCACTTTTGCTTGCAAATTTGGGAAATTTTAAGGGCTATGAGAGAGAAATTTGCCTGAAAGATTTTGATGGCAACGAGATAAAACTAACTCTTAGCGATACTCCAAAAAACAGCGCAAATGAGTTTTACGCAAGATCAAAAAAGCTTCGCGCAAAAGCCCTTGGCGTGGAGATAGAAAAGAGAAATTTAAAAGAAAAAATCGACTTTTTTGAAGGACTAAAATCTCTTTTAAAAGAAGCGAATAGTCTTTATGAGCTTGAAATTTTAAGCCCAAAAAACAAGGCAAAACAAAGAGATAGACACATAAAAGATGTAAGTGAAAATACTGAAATTTTTTACGTTAGAGAGTTTAAGATTTTAGTTGGTAGAAATGAAAAAGGCAATATAAATTTACTTGATCTTGCTAAAAAAGATGACATCTGGCTTCATCTAAAAGACGCCCCAAGCGCTCACGTTATCATCAAAACAAATAAGAGCAAGGTACCCGAAGATGTGCTAAAAATGGCAGCTAAATTCTGCGTGGAATTTAGTGTAAAGGGAGCTGGCAGATACGAGGTAGACTATACTAAGCGTGAAAATTTAAAACGTGAAAACGGCGCAAATGTCACTTACACAAACTACAAAACGATCATCATAAATAAAGGCTAA
- the leuC gene encoding 3-isopropylmalate dehydratase large subunit, translated as MKQTITEKIFSDHVGKEVSAGEIIESKIDMIIGNDITTPISIKQFERSGAKKLANPDGFAIVMDHYIPTKDILSANQAKISREFAYKHDLKNYFDEKDMGIEHALLPEKGLVIPGDVIIGADSHTCTHGALGAFSTGMGSTDLAYAMITGKNWFKVPESIKVVFKGKLDKHVYGKDLILEIIRQIGVDGALYKALEFSGEVIEGLSMDDRFSMCNMAIEAGAKSGIIAVDEITKEFLKDKNLRDKPKFFYSDEGAKYDKILEIDVTNLDPVIAYPFLPSNGKSVRQAVRDDLAIDQAFIGSCTNGRLSDLRIAAQILKGKKVARKTRLIITPATQKIARAAEKEGLIDIFIEAGAVVSNPTCGACLGGYMGILGANERCISTTNRNFVGRMGDRTSEIYLANSAVVAASAIAGKIADPRDL; from the coding sequence ATGAAACAAACTATCACCGAGAAAATATTTTCAGATCACGTTGGCAAAGAGGTAAGTGCTGGAGAGATCATCGAAAGCAAGATCGATATGATCATAGGTAACGACATCACGACACCTATTTCGATCAAGCAGTTTGAGCGAAGCGGCGCTAAAAAGCTAGCCAATCCAGACGGCTTTGCTATCGTGATGGATCACTACATCCCGACAAAAGATATCTTAAGCGCCAACCAAGCCAAAATTTCACGCGAATTTGCCTACAAACACGACCTTAAAAACTATTTTGATGAAAAAGATATGGGCATCGAGCACGCGCTTTTGCCTGAAAAGGGGCTAGTCATCCCAGGTGACGTCATCATCGGCGCAGACAGCCACACCTGTACACACGGCGCTCTTGGAGCATTTAGCACCGGCATGGGTAGCACCGACCTAGCTTATGCGATGATCACTGGTAAAAACTGGTTTAAAGTGCCTGAGAGTATCAAGGTCGTCTTTAAAGGCAAGCTTGATAAGCACGTTTATGGCAAGGATCTTATCCTTGAGATCATCCGCCAAATAGGCGTTGATGGCGCACTTTACAAGGCGCTTGAGTTTAGCGGTGAGGTAATAGAGGGCCTTAGCATGGATGATAGATTTTCAATGTGTAATATGGCGATCGAAGCTGGTGCAAAGAGCGGTATCATCGCGGTTGATGAGATCACAAAAGAGTTTTTAAAAGATAAAAATTTACGCGATAAACCAAAATTTTTCTACTCAGACGAGGGTGCAAAATACGACAAAATTTTAGAGATCGATGTCACAAACCTTGATCCAGTCATCGCATATCCATTTTTGCCAAGCAACGGCAAGAGCGTAAGACAAGCGGTTCGTGACGATTTAGCCATTGATCAAGCATTTATCGGTTCATGCACAAATGGCCGCCTAAGCGACCTTCGAATCGCAGCACAAATTTTAAAAGGCAAAAAAGTAGCCCGCAAAACAAGGCTCATCATCACTCCAGCGACGCAAAAGATCGCAAGAGCTGCCGAGAAAGAAGGCTTAATCGATATTTTCATCGAAGCAGGAGCGGTCGTGAGTAACCCAACATGTGGTGCTTGCCTTGGCGGATATATGGGAATTTTAGGTGCAAATGAGCGCTGTATCTCGACGACAAATAGAAATTTCGTCGGCCGTATGGGCGATAGAACGAGTGAAATTTATCTAGCCAACTCAGCAGTTGTAGCAGCCTCAGCCATAGCAGGTAAAATCGCCGATCCAAGGGACTTATAA
- a CDS encoding GntP family permease gives MSGISLIVCFVIAIILMIVMISKLKVHPFLALMSISLVLAIVAGIDLSKIPAMIGVGFSGTFKSIGIVIIFGTIIGTVLEKTGAALKLADMVVKLVGQKRPELAMLIMGWVVGIPVFCDSGFVVLNSIREALYKKISASPVAMSVALSGGLYASHVFIPPTPGPIAAAGTLGLGGNLLLVIIMGTVVSVPVLIAVYFFSKSVGKSVTISDKDADATITASYEELLKKFGTLPSGFLSLAPIIMPIIFMAIGSIVDVLAKQGMFDKTALLPKILLFLGNPIIALAIGVIFCVFLLVEARKIREFDYITNESLKIAGPILFITAAGGVLGNVITEAGFVNFIKENATTIKAIGIFFPFIISAVLKTAQGSSTVAIITTASIMGAFSADNSLMHTLGFTSEISAALCVMAIASGAMCVSHANDSYFWVVTNFSKMSAEQGYRTQTAMTFIMGIVGIISVYILSLVLL, from the coding sequence ATGAGCGGAATCTCACTAATTGTCTGTTTTGTTATAGCCATCATACTTATGATCGTTATGATCTCTAAGCTAAAAGTGCATCCATTCTTGGCACTTATGAGTATTTCTTTGGTTCTTGCGATCGTCGCAGGCATCGATCTGTCCAAGATCCCAGCGATGATAGGTGTCGGCTTTAGTGGCACATTTAAGAGTATCGGTATCGTTATTATCTTTGGAACGATCATCGGCACTGTGCTTGAAAAAACGGGAGCTGCTTTAAAGCTAGCTGATATGGTTGTTAAGCTAGTTGGACAAAAGCGTCCAGAGCTTGCTATGCTCATCATGGGCTGGGTTGTTGGCATTCCGGTATTTTGTGATAGCGGATTTGTCGTTTTAAACTCTATTCGCGAGGCACTTTATAAGAAAATTTCAGCAAGCCCAGTCGCGATGTCAGTCGCACTTAGTGGCGGCCTATACGCATCTCACGTCTTCATCCCGCCAACTCCTGGTCCAATAGCAGCCGCAGGAACACTTGGTCTTGGCGGAAATTTACTCCTTGTCATCATCATGGGAACAGTCGTTTCAGTGCCTGTGTTGATAGCTGTTTATTTCTTTTCAAAGAGTGTTGGCAAAAGCGTGACTATCAGCGACAAAGATGCTGACGCTACTATCACAGCTAGTTACGAAGAGCTTTTAAAGAAATTTGGCACGCTACCTAGCGGATTTTTGAGCCTTGCTCCTATCATCATGCCTATCATTTTTATGGCGATTGGTTCTATTGTCGATGTTTTAGCAAAACAAGGCATGTTTGATAAAACGGCTCTCTTACCAAAGATACTTTTATTTTTAGGAAATCCTATCATTGCTCTTGCCATTGGCGTGATCTTTTGTGTGTTTTTATTAGTAGAAGCCAGAAAGATAAGAGAATTTGACTACATCACGAACGAATCTTTAAAGATCGCTGGACCGATACTCTTTATCACAGCAGCTGGCGGTGTTTTGGGTAATGTCATCACTGAGGCTGGCTTTGTAAATTTCATAAAAGAAAACGCAACCACCATAAAAGCGATAGGAATTTTCTTCCCATTCATTATCTCGGCCGTACTAAAAACCGCTCAAGGAAGCTCGACCGTGGCTATCATCACGACAGCGTCTATCATGGGCGCGTTTAGTGCTGACAACTCGCTAATGCATACACTTGGCTTTACGAGTGAAATTTCAGCTGCACTTTGCGTCATGGCGATAGCATCTGGTGCGATGTGCGTATCTCACGCAAATGACAGCTACTTCTGGGTTGTGACAAATTTTAGTAAGATGAGCGCAGAACAAGGATATCGCACACAAACAGCTATGACGTTTATAATGGGTATCGTTGGTATAATTAGCGTTTACATATTATCTTTGGTGCTTTTATGA
- a CDS encoding cysteine permease has translation MQNILAPNEFLDDYVLGAELAKNAGISSNAYLFWKNVISAKFENSRIVFLRKNSIPIKFQNIIKTCTPLNGLIPTGVFCSFTSLAPSHLVAKNGSKIYELFKFHEICGIKFIDLKKFYDDFNLSYSYRIYIEKCKFFSPAPFEKRIKLTETMCLGYY, from the coding sequence ATGCAAAATATACTCGCACCAAATGAGTTTTTAGACGATTATGTACTCGGTGCTGAGTTGGCTAAAAATGCTGGCATCTCATCAAATGCTTATCTTTTTTGGAAAAATGTCATAAGTGCTAAATTTGAAAACTCAAGAATAGTTTTTCTTAGAAAAAATAGCATTCCAATCAAATTTCAAAACATTATAAAAACCTGCACACCTTTAAATGGCCTTATTCCAACAGGCGTATTTTGCTCTTTTACCTCGCTTGCCCCTTCTCATCTTGTAGCAAAAAATGGCTCTAAGATCTATGAGCTCTTTAAATTTCATGAGATTTGCGGCATCAAATTTATAGACTTGAAGAAATTTTATGATGATTTTAATCTTAGCTATTCTTATAGAATTTACATTGAAAAGTGTAAATTTTTCTCACCTGCTCCATTTGAAAAACGCATAAAATTAACTGAAACTATGTGTCTTGGATATTACTAA
- a CDS encoding Rrf2 family transcriptional regulator has translation MILPQHLTLLQIFNAVNDKEKLFKIHSDSPKACPLGSKIEGLLTGHFLKAQEALEDSLRNITLQDLLDELINL, from the coding sequence GTGATACTCCCCCAACACCTAACCCTCCTTCAAATTTTTAACGCAGTAAATGATAAAGAAAAACTTTTCAAGATCCACTCTGACTCACCTAAAGCCTGCCCACTTGGTAGCAAGATCGAGGGACTCTTAACTGGTCACTTCCTAAAAGCACAAGAAGCTTTAGAGGATAGTTTAAGAAACATTACTTTACAAGATCTATTGGATGAACTTATTAATCTATAA
- a CDS encoding ComEA family DNA-binding protein, giving the protein MKKIIFSLLAAASTLLAAINLNTATKEELMSLDGIGSSKADAIIEYRKANKFNSIEDIKNVNGIGDKTFENLKSDISVSGTTKIDDTKSKIKSKKDEIKEKASKKSDEVKEKKDSAKDSAKEVKDKKEKLKDKAEKKSKAKKEKSKE; this is encoded by the coding sequence ATGAAAAAGATTATATTCTCACTATTAGCAGCAGCTTCTACATTACTAGCAGCCATAAATTTAAACACCGCCACAAAAGAAGAGTTAATGAGTTTAGATGGTATAGGTTCTTCAAAGGCAGATGCAATAATAGAGTATAGAAAAGCGAATAAATTTAACTCAATAGAAGATATAAAAAATGTAAATGGTATAGGCGATAAGACATTTGAAAATTTAAAATCAGATATATCAGTATCAGGCACTACAAAGATAGATGACACAAAATCTAAAATAAAATCTAAAAAAGATGAGATAAAAGAAAAAGCAAGTAAAAAGAGTGATGAAGTAAAAGAGAAAAAAGATAGTGCTAAAGATAGTGCAAAAGAAGTCAAAGATAAGAAAGAAAAGCTAAAAGATAAAGCAGAGAAAAAGAGTAAAGCTAAAAAAGAGAAGAGCAAAGAGTAA
- a CDS encoding RidA family protein, whose protein sequence is MKKQISTKNAPQAIGPYSQAISVNGFLFISGQLGVTPAGEFAGSSVEAQAEQSLENLKNILAEAGLTFDNAVKTTIFLADMADFVKVNTVYSKFFKEPYPARSTVAVKTLPKDALVEIELIAAY, encoded by the coding sequence ATGAAAAAACAAATCTCAACAAAAAATGCTCCACAGGCGATTGGACCATATTCTCAAGCTATTAGCGTAAATGGATTTTTATTTATCTCAGGTCAGCTTGGTGTCACACCAGCGGGTGAGTTTGCAGGTAGTAGCGTAGAAGCTCAAGCTGAGCAATCTCTTGAAAATTTAAAAAATATCTTGGCTGAGGCAGGGCTTACTTTTGATAATGCTGTAAAAACCACAATATTTCTAGCAGATATGGCAGATTTTGTTAAAGTAAATACTGTGTATTCTAAATTTTTTAAAGAGCCTTATCCTGCTAGAAGTACAGTAGCCGTTAAGACCCTGCCAAAAGATGCGCTTGTGGAAATAGAGCTTATAGCGGCTTATTAA
- a CDS encoding phospholipase A, with product MMSKILLFLSLSLSFLVASGLDDFKRAQELEQSGDIKAAMQIYKELAKSSLNEQNVIQNVQESEPAPREAKLKQADLLREDKSGKNLQNALGIELYKFNYLLPVTYAKNVPNNERKSVETKFQISLAKPLFYDLFGFRESLVAAYTQTSWWQITRTSAPFRETNYQPEIFLNFASPKYLDQIGVKNLKFGLLHESNGRDGSNSRSWNRAYVQSDFVFGKLSISPRAWMIVGNKGDNKDILKYIGHGDVRLSYNLNDHIFSLMLRNNLHFDKTNKGAAEISYMFPIFSTGVYGYLQYFTGYGESLIDYNRHTDKFGLGFVILK from the coding sequence ATGATGAGTAAAATTTTATTATTTTTAAGCCTTAGTCTTAGTTTTTTGGTGGCAAGTGGGTTAGATGATTTTAAAAGGGCACAAGAGCTGGAGCAAAGTGGCGACATAAAGGCTGCGATGCAAATTTATAAAGAGCTAGCCAAAAGCTCTTTAAACGAGCAAAACGTGATACAAAATGTGCAAGAGAGCGAGCCAGCACCAAGAGAGGCGAAGCTAAAGCAAGCCGATCTTTTAAGAGAAGATAAAAGTGGTAAAAATTTACAAAATGCACTTGGTATCGAGCTTTATAAATTTAACTACCTTTTGCCGGTAACTTATGCTAAAAATGTGCCAAACAATGAGCGAAAGAGCGTTGAAACTAAGTTTCAAATAAGCCTTGCAAAGCCGTTATTTTATGACCTATTTGGGTTTAGAGAGAGCCTTGTAGCAGCCTACACGCAGACATCTTGGTGGCAGATAACAAGAACTTCAGCGCCATTTCGTGAAACGAACTATCAGCCAGAAATTTTTCTAAATTTTGCTTCGCCAAAATATTTGGATCAAATAGGTGTTAAAAACCTAAAATTTGGACTTTTGCATGAGTCAAATGGACGAGATGGTAGCAATTCAAGAAGCTGGAATAGAGCTTATGTGCAAAGTGATTTTGTTTTTGGCAAGCTTAGCATTTCGCCAAGAGCTTGGATGATAGTGGGCAATAAGGGCGATAATAAAGATATATTAAAATACATAGGACACGGCGATGTAAGGCTTAGCTACAACCTTAATGATCACATTTTTAGCCTAATGCTAAGAAATAACTTACATTTTGATAAAACAAATAAAGGTGCTGCTGAAATTTCATATATGTTTCCTATCTTCTCAACAGGAGTTTATGGCTATTTGCAGTATTTTACGGGATATGGCGAGAGTTTGATTGATTATAATAGGCATACTGATAAATTTGGTCTTGGTTTTGTTATTTTAAAATAA
- a CDS encoding SemiSWEET family transporter, translated as MSEKNLQILGWIGTCLSVVMYFSYIPQIMGNLDGNKTPFIQPLAAALNCTIWTSYGLLKAKKDYPLSAANFPGIIFGLLATITAF; from the coding sequence ATGAGCGAAAAAAATCTACAAATTTTAGGCTGGATTGGCACATGCCTATCAGTTGTTATGTACTTTTCATACATCCCACAAATAATGGGCAACCTTGACGGCAACAAGACGCCTTTTATACAGCCACTGGCGGCTGCACTAAACTGCACAATCTGGACAAGTTACGGTCTATTAAAAGCTAAAAAAGACTATCCACTTTCTGCTGCAAACTTCCCAGGCATAATCTTTGGTCTTTTGGCTACGATAACAGCGTTTTAA
- a CDS encoding TonB-dependent siderophore receptor, whose translation MNKFRISAVLCFAISALNATDVSLDGINIEDSADDGYRATTSEVGKTNTPILEIPQTVNVVTQQQLKDKKPETLAESLQNVSGVSYGNTTGGIFDSIIKRGFGGGRDGSIMRNGVSASVMHSFNKTVESVEVLKGPSSLLYGAQEPGGIINMVTKKPKYDFSNEIWAGIGNRNYWNTGFDTTGPIAESGFAYRFIFDTMQKDYWREFGEYKNVLFAPSLSYKGDDYRINFAYAHTRSTDPIDRGMYLIPSTGKLLPIDKKRRLDEPFNKLKTKLDTLDVNFEKNLGENWLLKGAYAFSRSKHEYGHIRLMNVNLNNGTATRRNEYYDGFIHRTHAGSLNLNGYVKTGEIEHNLLFGIDAKEYYRYRPGGLKDTGNHLSINIYHPIYGRVGLPTARESSIQYQKLKTIGFYAQDSINLTENLIYSLGTRYEYYDQVARGTTSGPNSTDQQDGKFTWQTGLLYLLTPQWSVYTNYAQSFNPQMAMKGDIGDIKPEEGKSIEFGSKFQNDSITASAAVFNINKKNIMRTVSGVSTPVGEARSRGFEFDFNGRVTQGLSVGASYAFTKTEVRKDSGAFAVLVGKPLEATPKHQASLFANYDFSHLGAKGLRIGGGARYFGSWYTYYMRTNLSAVPAGTAFKMDSALVYDAFISYDTKIAGYETNFSFNVKNLTDKLYYTSSSTGTDANIIPIQPGYARQFMLTASVKF comes from the coding sequence ATGAATAAATTTCGCATTAGTGCGGTGCTTTGTTTTGCTATTTCTGCTTTAAATGCTACTGATGTAAGCTTAGATGGAATTAACATTGAAGATAGCGCAGATGATGGTTACAGAGCCACAACGAGTGAGGTAGGCAAGACAAATACGCCAATTCTTGAGATCCCGCAGACGGTAAACGTTGTAACCCAGCAGCAGCTAAAGGATAAAAAGCCAGAGACCCTAGCTGAGAGCCTTCAAAATGTAAGCGGCGTTAGCTACGGCAACACCACGGGCGGCATCTTTGATTCGATCATAAAAAGAGGATTTGGTGGCGGACGCGACGGCTCGATCATGCGAAACGGCGTGTCTGCTAGCGTCATGCATAGTTTTAACAAAACCGTAGAAAGTGTCGAGGTGCTAAAAGGCCCCTCTAGCTTGCTCTACGGTGCGCAAGAACCTGGCGGCATCATAAATATGGTCACCAAAAAGCCAAAATACGACTTCTCAAACGAAATTTGGGCGGGCATCGGCAACCGCAACTACTGGAATACAGGCTTTGATACCACAGGACCTATTGCAGAGAGTGGATTTGCGTATAGATTTATATTTGATACGATGCAAAAGGACTACTGGAGAGAGTTTGGCGAATATAAAAATGTTCTCTTTGCGCCATCGCTTTCGTATAAAGGCGATGACTACCGCATAAATTTTGCCTATGCGCACACACGCTCGACCGATCCGATCGACCGAGGCATGTATCTCATTCCAAGCACTGGCAAGCTACTACCCATAGATAAGAAAAGACGCCTTGATGAGCCATTTAATAAGCTAAAAACAAAGCTTGACACGCTAGATGTAAATTTTGAGAAAAATCTCGGCGAAAACTGGCTACTAAAGGGCGCTTATGCATTTTCTCGCTCAAAGCACGAGTACGGACACATAAGGCTAATGAACGTAAATTTAAATAATGGCACAGCAACTAGGCGAAACGAATATTACGACGGATTTATCCACCGCACACATGCTGGATCACTAAATTTAAACGGCTATGTTAAAACAGGTGAGATAGAACACAACTTGCTCTTTGGCATCGACGCAAAGGAATACTACCGCTATAGACCAGGTGGCCTAAAAGATACGGGTAACCACTTAAGCATAAACATATATCATCCTATCTATGGAAGAGTAGGACTACCAACTGCCAGGGAGTCAAGCATCCAGTACCAAAAGCTAAAAACGATCGGATTTTACGCACAAGATAGCATAAATTTAACTGAAAACTTAATCTATTCTTTAGGAACTAGGTATGAATACTACGACCAAGTAGCTCGCGGCACAACCAGTGGGCCAAATAGCACAGATCAGCAAGATGGCAAATTTACGTGGCAAACTGGGCTTTTATATCTACTAACGCCTCAGTGGTCGGTCTATACCAACTACGCACAAAGTTTCAATCCGCAAATGGCTATGAAAGGCGATATCGGCGATATAAAGCCTGAAGAGGGCAAAAGTATAGAGTTTGGATCTAAATTTCAAAACGATAGCATAACGGCTAGTGCGGCGGTTTTTAATATCAATAAGAAAAACATCATGCGTACCGTAAGTGGCGTGAGTACGCCAGTGGGCGAGGCGCGCTCTAGAGGATTTGAGTTTGACTTTAACGGCCGCGTGACGCAAGGACTAAGCGTGGGCGCTAGCTACGCATTCACAAAAACTGAGGTGCGAAAGGATAGCGGAGCGTTTGCCGTGCTAGTGGGCAAACCGCTAGAAGCTACGCCAAAGCACCAAGCCAGCCTCTTTGCTAACTACGACTTTAGCCATCTAGGCGCAAAAGGCCTAAGGATCGGCGGCGGAGCTAGGTATTTTGGCTCATGGTACACCTACTACATGAGGACAAATTTATCTGCAGTACCAGCAGGAACGGCATTCAAGATGGATAGTGCACTTGTTTATGATGCTTTCATCAGCTACGATACCAAGATCGCGGGCTACGAGACGAATTTTTCATTTAACGTCAAAAACTTGACCGACAAGCTTTATTATACGTCCTCATCTACTGGTACGGATGCTAATATCATACCGATACAACCAGGCTATGCTCGTCAGTTTATGCTAACAGCTAGCGTTAAATTCTAA
- a CDS encoding molybdenum cofactor guanylyltransferase: protein MQTCVILAGGKSSRMGQDKTLLPFGGFKTLTHYEVAKFSKVFDEVYVSSKFEKFSPPLKLIKDENSDNYSPMLALYSILKNFDHSIFVIPADMPFFDLKSLEKLAKFKDEFDMVVASDNEHIHSLCGFFSPRLVTLAHEFYLKNEHKIGLLRKSCKCKVVNFKDSEQFFNVNFPDEYEMAKKIQEKKINDE from the coding sequence ATGCAAACTTGCGTGATTTTAGCAGGTGGCAAAAGCTCGCGTATGGGGCAAGATAAGACACTTTTGCCATTTGGTGGTTTTAAGACGCTTACTCATTATGAGGTTGCGAAATTTAGTAAAGTTTTTGACGAAGTTTATGTAAGCTCAAAATTTGAGAAATTTAGCCCACCACTAAAGCTTATAAAAGATGAAAATAGCGATAACTATTCGCCAATGCTCGCGCTTTACTCCATTCTTAAAAATTTTGATCATAGTATTTTTGTGATACCAGCCGATATGCCATTTTTTGATCTTAAAAGCTTAGAAAAACTTGCTAAATTTAAAGATGAATTTGACATGGTTGTGGCCAGTGATAATGAGCACATTCACTCGCTTTGTGGTTTTTTTAGCCCAAGGCTTGTCACTTTGGCTCATGAGTTTTATTTAAAAAATGAGCATAAAATCGGACTTTTGAGAAAAAGCTGTAAATGCAAAGTCGTAAATTTTAAAGATAGTGAGCAGTTTTTTAATGTAAATTTCCCTGACGAATACGAAATGGCAAAGAAAATCCAAGAAAAGAAGATAAATGATGAGTAA